The Aequorivita sublithincola DSM 14238 genome window below encodes:
- a CDS encoding 2Fe-2S iron-sulfur cluster-binding protein, with translation MAKFHKIKVKDVYKETDDCSVITFDVPENLSEEFHFRQGQHLTLKADINGEDTRRSYSLCSSPVDKQWQVAVKTIPGGAFSTFVNSTLKSGDTLEIMEPSGMFGVEVNPDKAKNYLFFAAGSGITPVLSMIKTHLALEPNSTCKLFYANRTAKSIIFKEALEQLRNQYFGRLEIYYFLTKERRDIALLNGRFDDEKMKVLTSNFIDIPDTSEVFLCGPEEMVHYVSNYLVEAGLPKDLIHFELFVTGLTEEDKKRTERLAQQNVEGVEVTIVDGGKEFQFTMTKDFDNILDAALNAGADLPFACKGGVCSTCKCEVIDGSVEMKINYALSDKEVGQNLVLSCQAVPTSDKVKVDFDV, from the coding sequence GTGGCGAAATTTCATAAAATAAAAGTAAAGGACGTTTATAAGGAAACTGACGATTGCTCAGTAATCACCTTCGATGTGCCAGAGAATCTATCGGAAGAATTTCACTTCCGCCAAGGTCAACATTTAACTTTGAAAGCCGATATAAATGGCGAAGATACCCGCCGTTCCTACAGTTTGTGTTCCAGCCCTGTTGATAAACAATGGCAAGTTGCGGTAAAAACAATTCCGGGAGGTGCTTTTTCAACTTTTGTAAACTCTACATTGAAGTCTGGTGATACCCTAGAAATTATGGAACCTAGCGGAATGTTTGGTGTTGAAGTTAATCCAGACAAAGCAAAAAACTATTTATTTTTTGCCGCAGGAAGTGGAATTACCCCGGTACTTTCAATGATTAAAACACACTTGGCGTTAGAGCCGAATTCAACTTGCAAACTGTTTTATGCAAATAGAACGGCCAAATCCATTATCTTTAAAGAAGCTTTGGAACAATTGCGAAACCAATACTTCGGAAGACTAGAAATTTATTATTTTTTGACCAAGGAACGCCGAGACATAGCCCTCCTCAACGGTCGTTTTGACGATGAAAAAATGAAAGTACTAACCAGTAATTTCATAGATATTCCAGATACGAGTGAAGTATTTTTGTGCGGTCCCGAAGAAATGGTACATTATGTGAGCAATTATTTGGTTGAAGCGGGTTTGCCGAAAGATTTAATTCATTTTGAATTATTCGTAACAGGATTAACTGAGGAAGATAAAAAACGCACAGAGCGCTTGGCGCAGCAAAATGTAGAAGGCGTAGAAGTAACTATTGTGGATGGTGGAAAAGAATTCCAATTTACAATGACAAAGGATTTTGACAACATACTCGATGCTGCCTTAAATGCCGGCGCAGATTTACCTTTCGCCTGTAAAGGTGGCGTTTGTAGCACCTGCAAGTGCGAAGTAATAGATGGTAGTGTAGAAATGAAAATTAATTACGCATTAAGCGATAAAGAAGTTGGGCAAAATTTGGTGTTAAGTTGCCAAGCAGTTCCAACTTCAGATAAAGTGAAAGTAGATTTTGATGTATGA
- a CDS encoding 3-hydroxyacyl-CoA dehydrogenase NAD-binding domain-containing protein, which produces MIKIVGIIGAGTMGAGIAQVAATAGCSVKLYDTKTDALEKAKTDLEKIMTRLVEKGKINSEEKNRIQNNIKYVNTLKELKDSDLTIEAIVENIDIKKNVFSTLEKFVSDECIIASNTSSLSIASIAASLQKPERCIGIHFFNPAPLMKLVEVIPAIQTSYETLETAMDTIASWKKTVAVAKDTPGFIVNRVARPFYGEALRIYEEGNASFSEIDSAMKEIGGFRMGPFELMDFIGNDVNYTVTETVFEAFYFDPRYRPAFTQKRFSEAGYLGRKSGIGYYEYDKNGNLVKDSDINSNVIDSSISNKIFERVLVMLINEAADALFWNIASAEDIDSAMTKAVNYPKGLLAWADEKGIDWCVKKMDELYDEYHEDRYRCSPLLRKMNRENKTFF; this is translated from the coding sequence ATGATTAAAATAGTAGGGATAATAGGCGCCGGAACAATGGGTGCCGGCATTGCGCAAGTAGCGGCAACAGCTGGCTGCTCCGTGAAATTATACGATACGAAAACAGATGCGTTAGAAAAAGCCAAAACCGATTTGGAAAAAATAATGACTCGCTTAGTCGAAAAAGGAAAAATCAATTCGGAAGAAAAAAACCGCATTCAAAACAATATAAAATACGTAAACACTTTAAAAGAATTAAAAGATTCTGATTTGACTATTGAGGCAATAGTTGAAAACATAGACATTAAAAAGAACGTATTTTCAACTTTAGAAAAATTTGTAAGTGATGAATGTATAATCGCTTCAAATACTTCTTCACTTTCAATAGCATCAATCGCGGCTTCCTTACAAAAACCAGAGCGCTGTATTGGGATTCATTTTTTCAATCCAGCACCATTAATGAAATTGGTTGAAGTAATTCCAGCGATACAAACTTCGTATGAAACGTTAGAAACTGCAATGGATACAATTGCTAGTTGGAAAAAAACAGTCGCAGTTGCAAAAGACACTCCTGGATTTATTGTAAACAGAGTTGCAAGGCCTTTTTACGGCGAAGCACTTCGTATATATGAAGAAGGAAACGCTTCGTTTTCTGAAATAGATTCTGCAATGAAAGAAATCGGAGGTTTCAGAATGGGACCTTTTGAACTGATGGACTTTATAGGAAATGACGTAAATTACACCGTAACAGAAACCGTTTTTGAAGCATTTTATTTCGACCCACGTTACAGACCAGCCTTCACCCAAAAACGTTTTTCAGAAGCGGGGTATCTAGGAAGAAAATCTGGTATAGGATATTACGAATATGATAAAAACGGAAACCTTGTAAAAGATTCTGATATAAATTCGAATGTAATTGACTCTTCAATTTCAAATAAAATTTTTGAACGAGTTTTAGTAATGCTAATAAACGAAGCCGCTGACGCACTTTTTTGGAACATCGCTTCTGCAGAAGATATAGACAGCGCAATGACAAAAGCCGTAAATTATCCAAAAGGATTATTGGCGTGGGCAGACGAAAAAGGAATAGATTGGTGTGTAAAGAAAATGGACGAACTTTACGATGAATATCATGAAGACCGTTACCGTTGTTCGCCATTACTTCGGAAGATGAATCGTGAAAATAAAACCTTCTTTTAA
- the paaD gene encoding 1,2-phenylacetyl-CoA epoxidase subunit PaaD, whose amino-acid sequence MTLTEKPNIQKDLIPVLKTVSDPEIPVLSVLALGVIREAIEANGIVKIKLTPTYSGCPAMDVISDDLKKAFSEIGKKVEVELVLSPAWSTDWISEEGLQKMEEYGIARPLSESHDKDVLLGEKKLVKCPQCGSTNTHLVSQFGSTACKALFKCDDCHEPFDYFKCLK is encoded by the coding sequence ATGACACTCACAGAAAAACCAAACATACAGAAAGATTTAATCCCAGTTCTGAAAACCGTTTCAGATCCGGAGATTCCAGTGCTTTCTGTTTTGGCTCTTGGCGTCATTCGAGAAGCAATTGAAGCAAACGGAATCGTAAAAATAAAATTAACTCCAACATACTCCGGTTGCCCAGCAATGGATGTAATTTCGGACGATTTAAAAAAGGCTTTTTCAGAAATAGGTAAAAAAGTAGAAGTTGAGTTGGTGCTTTCCCCTGCATGGTCCACAGATTGGATTAGCGAAGAAGGACTCCAAAAAATGGAAGAATATGGCATTGCTCGTCCACTTTCAGAATCGCACGACAAAGACGTTTTGCTTGGTGAAAAAAAACTAGTAAAATGCCCGCAATGCGGAAGTACAAATACACATTTGGTAAGCCAATTTGGTTCTACGGCTTGCAAAGCACTTTTTAAATGTGACGATTGCCACGAACCATTTGATTACTTTAAATGTTTAAAATAA
- a CDS encoding aromatic amino acid hydroxylase has translation MESKIETNELLDRLPPHLKQYIKPQDYEQYTPINQAVWRYVMRKNVDYLAKVAHESYLGGLRKTGISIDEIPSMYGMNRILKEIGWAAVAVDGFIPPNAFMEFQAYKVLVIASDIRQLENIEYTPAPDIIHEGAGHAPIIASPDYAEYLRRFGEVGAKAISSAHDIDMYEAVRELSILKEAEGISQELINAAQARVEELQHKKVKPSEISLIRNLHWWTVEYGMVGTVEDPKIYGAGLLSSIGESVWCMKDEVKKIPYSIDAAYQDFDITKPQPQLYVTPDFAYLQEVLEEFANTMAVRKGGWRGLKKLIKSKQLGTVEISTGLQISGHFSRMIMNEDNEVVYFETKGETALSYREKEVIGHGISRHKNGFRSPLGKLKGINLSIENMGPRDLQAYNFYDGKPISFEFESGIIVQGLNVTGIRNLRGELMLIQFTDCTVQYKNEILFSPEMGDFDMAVGKEILSAFAGAADYHSFDLANHNPNSETIRTKLSATEIALNLLYKEVRSTRNSKELNSKKLQQIFKTVKENHSADWLLPLEIFELVAKTNSNFSEEVLKHLLHLTEKRPKVAHLIEGGLSLLGTSASLSDQN, from the coding sequence ATGGAAAGCAAGATTGAAACCAACGAACTTTTGGATCGGTTACCACCGCATTTAAAACAATATATAAAACCACAGGATTATGAGCAATATACGCCCATAAACCAAGCGGTTTGGCGGTATGTAATGCGAAAAAATGTAGATTATTTAGCGAAAGTTGCCCACGAAAGTTATTTGGGAGGTCTAAGAAAAACCGGTATTTCCATAGATGAAATCCCTTCAATGTATGGAATGAACCGTATTCTGAAGGAAATAGGCTGGGCCGCAGTTGCTGTTGATGGATTTATTCCGCCGAATGCTTTTATGGAATTTCAAGCCTATAAAGTGCTCGTGATTGCGAGCGATATTCGCCAACTTGAAAATATAGAATACACGCCAGCACCCGATATTATTCACGAGGGAGCAGGTCACGCTCCAATTATTGCAAGCCCAGATTATGCTGAATATTTACGTCGTTTTGGCGAAGTAGGTGCCAAAGCCATTTCTAGCGCCCACGATATTGATATGTACGAAGCCGTTCGCGAACTATCTATTTTGAAAGAAGCCGAAGGTATTTCGCAGGAATTGATAAACGCTGCCCAAGCCAGGGTTGAAGAACTTCAACATAAAAAGGTAAAACCTTCTGAAATTTCTTTAATTCGAAACCTTCATTGGTGGACAGTTGAATACGGAATGGTGGGAACGGTTGAAGATCCAAAGATTTATGGTGCGGGATTGCTTTCTTCCATTGGTGAAAGCGTTTGGTGTATGAAAGATGAAGTGAAGAAAATCCCTTATTCTATTGATGCGGCTTACCAAGATTTCGATATTACAAAACCACAGCCTCAACTTTATGTTACGCCAGACTTTGCTTATTTACAAGAAGTTTTAGAAGAATTCGCTAATACAATGGCTGTCCGCAAAGGCGGTTGGCGTGGGTTGAAAAAATTGATAAAATCAAAACAACTTGGTACTGTTGAAATTAGCACCGGACTTCAGATTAGCGGACATTTTAGTCGAATGATTATGAATGAAGATAACGAAGTTGTCTATTTTGAAACCAAAGGTGAAACAGCACTTAGTTACCGTGAAAAAGAAGTGATTGGTCACGGAATAAGTCGTCATAAAAATGGTTTTCGTTCGCCTCTAGGAAAGTTGAAGGGTATAAATCTCTCCATTGAAAATATGGGCCCGCGCGATTTGCAAGCCTATAATTTTTACGATGGAAAACCAATTTCTTTTGAGTTTGAAAGTGGAATAATTGTACAAGGATTGAACGTTACAGGAATTCGAAATTTGCGAGGTGAATTAATGTTGATTCAATTTACAGATTGTACCGTGCAATATAAAAACGAAATATTATTTTCCCCAGAAATGGGCGATTTTGATATGGCTGTTGGCAAGGAAATTTTGTCTGCATTTGCAGGTGCGGCAGATTATCATTCGTTTGATTTGGCGAATCACAATCCCAATAGTGAAACCATCCGCACGAAACTTTCCGCTACGGAAATAGCGTTGAACTTACTTTATAAAGAAGTTCGTTCCACCCGTAATTCCAAAGAATTAAATTCAAAAAAACTTCAGCAAATTTTTAAAACTGTAAAAGAAAACCATTCAGCAGATTGGCTACTGCCGTTG
- a CDS encoding PaaI family thioesterase, producing MLNSKKIPVKMLSQDAFSSWLGIKILEVEKGRCKVAMTVRKEMLNSMNKAHGGISYSLADTAFGFAANTHGKFAVSIETSINHIEALNEGDYLIAESVIEKVGNKLGFNIVEVKRGDELVALFKGVVYRTNKDWE from the coding sequence ATGCTTAATTCTAAAAAAATACCGGTAAAAATGCTAAGTCAAGACGCTTTTAGCTCGTGGCTCGGCATCAAAATATTGGAAGTTGAAAAAGGCAGATGCAAAGTAGCAATGACGGTTAGAAAAGAAATGCTAAACAGCATGAACAAAGCTCACGGAGGCATCAGTTATTCATTGGCAGATACAGCTTTCGGTTTTGCAGCAAACACACACGGAAAATTTGCCGTTTCCATTGAAACTTCAATCAACCACATTGAAGCACTCAACGAAGGCGATTATTTAATAGCAGAATCCGTAATTGAAAAAGTTGGCAATAAACTAGGTTTCAATATTGTTGAAGTAAAACGTGGCGATGAATTGGTCGCACTTTTTAAAGGTGTAGTTTATAGAACGAACAAAGATTGGGAATAA
- a CDS encoding four helix bundle protein, with translation MKSNYHFKLEDLNVYQKATDFGELVNTLVMKFPKHELYALSSQFRRAADSIALNISEEYPRSDPQFIKHIHYVIYSSNECVSCSSKAYRRDYISAEENENNRMYLSELTKMLSSFRNKIQERNN, from the coding sequence ATGAAAAGCAATTATCATTTTAAACTCGAAGATTTAAATGTTTATCAAAAAGCAACGGATTTTGGCGAATTGGTCAATACCTTAGTAATGAAATTTCCTAAACACGAATTATATGCGCTTTCTTCACAATTTAGAAGAGCCGCAGATTCCATTGCTTTAAATATTTCAGAAGAATATCCCAGAAGTGATCCGCAATTTATCAAACATATCCATTATGTAATTTATAGCTCAAATGAATGCGTTTCTTGTAGTTCAAAAGCATATAGAAGAGATTATATTTCAGCTGAAGAAAATGAAAACAATCGAATGTACCTTTCGGAATTAACGAAAATGCTTTCTTCCTTCCGAAATAAAATTCAAGAAAGAAATAACTAA
- the paaB gene encoding 1,2-phenylacetyl-CoA epoxidase subunit PaaB codes for MKKNWPLWEIFVRSKNGLEHRHFGSLHAADAEMAMENARDVYTRRNEGVSIWVVESINITASNPSENGEMFEPAQDKVYRHPTFYDLPDEVKHM; via the coding sequence ATGAAAAAAAACTGGCCCCTTTGGGAAATATTTGTCCGAAGTAAAAACGGATTAGAGCATCGTCACTTCGGAAGTCTTCACGCCGCAGATGCAGAAATGGCAATGGAAAACGCTCGCGATGTTTACACACGTAGAAACGAAGGCGTAAGCATTTGGGTTGTTGAAAGTATAAATATCACAGCTTCAAACCCTTCAGAAAATGGTGAAATGTTTGAGCCAGCACAAGACAAAGTATATCGCCATCCCACCTTTTATGATTTGCCGGATGAGGTTAAGCATATGTGA
- a CDS encoding enoyl-CoA hydratase-related protein codes for MSKSITTQIENKVATLTLNRPEVFNSFNREMALLLQSELDACEKNTDVRAIVITGSGKAFCAGQDLKEVTSPELNPGFKKILDEHYNPIITRIRNIEKPIIGAINGVAAGAGANIALACDVVIASESASFIQAFSKIGLVPDSAGTFFLPRLIGFQKASALMMLGDKISALDAEKLGMVYKVVSSENFMEEVNGIANTLAKMPTKALGLTKRLLNNSLHNNLEEQLNMESKLQIEAAQSEDYAEGVDAFVNKRRPEFKGK; via the coding sequence ATGAGTAAAAGCATAACCACCCAAATAGAAAATAAAGTAGCAACCCTAACACTAAATCGTCCAGAAGTTTTTAATAGCTTCAATCGTGAAATGGCATTGTTGCTTCAAAGTGAATTGGACGCTTGCGAAAAAAATACTGACGTTCGCGCAATTGTAATCACAGGAAGCGGAAAAGCTTTTTGTGCGGGACAAGATTTAAAGGAAGTTACTTCGCCAGAATTAAACCCTGGTTTTAAGAAAATTCTTGATGAACATTACAATCCAATAATCACCAGAATTCGAAATATTGAAAAACCTATAATTGGGGCAATTAATGGTGTTGCAGCAGGAGCAGGGGCAAATATTGCCTTAGCTTGCGATGTTGTAATTGCTTCAGAAAGCGCAAGTTTTATTCAAGCATTCAGCAAAATTGGTTTGGTTCCCGACAGTGCAGGGACTTTCTTTTTACCAAGGTTAATTGGTTTTCAGAAAGCTTCGGCTTTGATGATGTTGGGCGATAAAATTTCAGCATTAGATGCTGAAAAATTGGGAATGGTTTACAAAGTGGTTTCTTCAGAAAATTTTATGGAAGAAGTGAATGGCATTGCAAATACATTGGCAAAAATGCCTACGAAAGCATTGGGACTTACAAAACGTTTGTTAAATAATTCATTACATAATAATTTGGAAGAGCAATTAAACATGGAAAGCAAACTTCAAATAGAAGCCGCCCAAAGCGAAGATTATGCAGAAGGCGTTGATGCGTTTGTCAATAAAAGAAGACCAGAGTTTAAAGGAAAGTAA
- the paaA gene encoding 1,2-phenylacetyl-CoA epoxidase subunit PaaA, protein MSEKEVKNLEEIFEARIARDEKIEPKDWMPEKYRQTHIRQMSQHAHSEIIGMLPEGNWITRAPSLRRKAALLAKVQDEAGHGLYLYSACETLGISRDELYEQLHSGKAKYSSIFNYPTVTWADMGAIGWLVDGAAIINQVPLCNTSFGPYARAMVRVCKEESFHQRQGYEIMLTLCRGSEEQKAMAQDALNRWWWPSLMMLGPTDAESIHTEQSMKWKLKRKSNDELRQQFIDQTVPQADLLGITVPDLDLKFNEETGSYDFGEINWDEFWQVVKGHGPCNKERMSARVNAWNNGEWIRDAAMEHAEKNEKRKVAKAS, encoded by the coding sequence ATGAGCGAGAAAGAAGTAAAAAACCTAGAAGAAATTTTTGAAGCCCGCATTGCGCGCGATGAAAAAATAGAGCCGAAAGATTGGATGCCAGAAAAATATAGGCAAACACATATTAGGCAAATGAGCCAGCACGCCCATTCTGAAATTATCGGGATGCTTCCCGAAGGAAACTGGATTACCCGCGCTCCTTCTCTAAGAAGAAAAGCTGCATTATTAGCAAAAGTTCAAGATGAAGCTGGACACGGATTATATTTATATTCTGCTTGCGAAACCCTTGGAATTTCAAGAGACGAGCTTTATGAACAGCTTCACAGCGGAAAAGCAAAATACTCGTCAATTTTTAACTACCCTACAGTTACTTGGGCAGATATGGGAGCCATTGGCTGGTTGGTTGACGGTGCTGCGATTATTAATCAAGTTCCTCTTTGCAACACATCTTTTGGCCCTTATGCTAGGGCAATGGTTCGTGTTTGTAAAGAAGAAAGTTTCCACCAGCGTCAGGGATATGAAATTATGCTAACCCTTTGTCGTGGTTCCGAAGAACAAAAAGCAATGGCGCAAGACGCACTAAACCGCTGGTGGTGGCCAAGTTTAATGATGCTCGGCCCAACTGATGCTGAATCTATTCACACAGAACAATCCATGAAATGGAAACTGAAACGAAAAAGTAATGACGAATTGCGCCAACAATTTATAGATCAAACAGTGCCGCAAGCAGATCTTTTGGGAATCACGGTTCCAGATCTAGATCTAAAGTTTAATGAAGAAACGGGTAGTTACGATTTTGGTGAAATAAATTGGGACGAATTCTGGCAAGTAGTAAAAGGTCACGGTCCGTGCAATAAAGAAAGAATGAGTGCCAGAGTAAATGCATGGAATAATGGCGAATGGATTCGTGACGCAGCGATGGAGCATGCTGAAAAGAACGAAAAACGAAAAGTAGCGAAAGCAAGTTAA
- the ypfJ gene encoding KPN_02809 family neutral zinc metallopeptidase, protein MKWQGRRQSGNLDDRRGMSKGKLAAGGGIIVTLIVLGLQFFGGETGQQLAPIVEQLGNSQSGQQTEQRELTAQEKEMGSFMGTVLADTEDVWNQIFSENNIGDYVEPQMVLFTDAVSTGCGNASSASGPFYCPADQKLYMDLAFFDELKTRFGAKGGDFAIAYVTAHEIGHHVQTLLGTSQKVTQLQRQNRSEANKLSVALELQADFYAGVWAHYNQEYLEEGDIEEALSAANAVGDDAIQKRSRGDVQPDSFTHGTSQQRMKWFMKGYKTGDIKQGDTFSEIMN, encoded by the coding sequence ATGAAATGGCAAGGTAGAAGACAAAGTGGCAACCTAGACGATCGTCGCGGTATGAGTAAAGGCAAACTAGCCGCGGGTGGCGGAATAATAGTAACATTAATAGTACTCGGACTTCAGTTTTTTGGGGGTGAAACAGGTCAGCAACTGGCACCAATAGTTGAGCAATTAGGCAATAGCCAGTCTGGTCAACAAACCGAACAACGTGAACTTACGGCTCAAGAAAAAGAGATGGGAAGCTTTATGGGAACTGTTTTAGCAGACACTGAAGATGTTTGGAATCAAATTTTTAGTGAAAACAATATTGGCGATTATGTAGAGCCACAAATGGTTCTATTCACAGACGCCGTTAGCACAGGTTGCGGAAATGCAAGCTCAGCTTCGGGTCCGTTCTATTGTCCTGCAGATCAAAAACTATATATGGATTTAGCATTTTTTGACGAATTAAAAACACGTTTCGGTGCCAAAGGTGGTGATTTTGCAATTGCCTATGTAACCGCTCACGAAATTGGCCACCACGTACAAACATTGCTTGGAACTTCTCAAAAAGTAACACAACTGCAACGACAAAATAGGAGTGAAGCCAATAAACTTTCTGTAGCTTTAGAACTTCAAGCCGATTTCTATGCTGGTGTTTGGGCTCATTACAATCAAGAATATTTAGAAGAAGGCGATATTGAAGAAGCATTAAGTGCTGCAAATGCAGTTGGTGACGACGCAATACAAAAAAGATCGCGAGGCGATGTACAACCAGACAGCTTTACCCACGGAACCTCTCAACAGCGAATGAAATGGTTTATGAAAGGTTACAAAACTGGCGATATTAAGCAAGGAGATACTTTTTCTGAAATAATGAATTAA
- a CDS encoding TetR/AcrR family transcriptional regulator, with product MEQLNRKEEIIVTAARLFYEKGYKAISMRDIAAAMDIKAASLYNHIKSKQEILSEIILKVAEEFTVGMECVVAENSSAIKKIEKVIELHIDITVNHSEALAALNNDWMHLEELDLNAFVMMREDYEQNFRKIIKQGIDTGELKPHHPEVILFSILSTLRTLYLWYQKRGKLDVNILKKDMISVLINGIV from the coding sequence ATGGAACAACTCAATAGGAAAGAAGAAATAATAGTAACCGCGGCGCGTCTTTTTTATGAAAAAGGATATAAAGCTATATCTATGCGCGACATTGCTGCAGCAATGGATATAAAGGCTGCGAGTCTTTACAACCATATAAAAAGTAAGCAAGAAATACTTTCGGAAATCATTTTGAAAGTTGCCGAAGAGTTTACCGTTGGTATGGAATGTGTGGTCGCTGAAAATAGTTCAGCAATAAAAAAAATTGAAAAAGTAATCGAACTTCATATAGATATTACTGTGAATCATTCAGAAGCTCTAGCAGCTTTGAACAACGATTGGATGCATTTGGAGGAATTAGATTTAAACGCTTTCGTAATGATGCGGGAAGATTATGAGCAGAATTTTAGAAAGATTATAAAACAAGGAATTGATACCGGAGAACTGAAACCTCACCATCCCGAAGTCATTCTCTTTTCAATACTTTCCACGTTAAGAACTTTATATTTGTGGTATCAAAAACGTGGAAAATTAGATGTGAATATTCTTAAAAAAGATATGATTTCTGTTTTGATAAATGGAATTGTTTGA
- the paaC gene encoding 1,2-phenylacetyl-CoA epoxidase subunit PaaC → MKNQNLYNYILTIADNSLILAQRLGELCGHGPSLETDIALTNISLDLLGQTRSYYQYAAKISEENKSEDDIALLRIEREYRNCLLVEQPNTHFGYVIGRQFLFDFYHFMLMEKLQNSPDEILSAIAKKGIKEVSYHKRFSSDWVKRLGDGTEESNKKMQEAINDLWRFTDELFYMTDAEKEMSKEGIGIEVSSFKEKYYKEVSEVLKESALTVPENKYFTKGGKEGVHSEHMGYILAELQYMQRTYPNMEW, encoded by the coding sequence ATGAAAAACCAAAATCTCTATAATTATATCCTCACAATTGCCGACAACTCCCTAATCCTTGCACAGCGATTGGGCGAACTCTGCGGCCACGGTCCAAGTTTGGAAACGGACATTGCGCTTACTAATATTTCGTTAGATCTATTAGGGCAAACAAGAAGCTATTATCAATACGCTGCAAAAATTTCAGAAGAAAATAAGTCAGAAGACGATATCGCCTTGCTCAGAATAGAAAGAGAATACAGAAACTGCTTATTAGTTGAACAGCCAAACACGCATTTCGGTTACGTAATTGGCCGTCAGTTTTTATTCGATTTTTACCATTTTATGTTGATGGAAAAGTTACAAAACAGTCCCGATGAAATTCTTTCCGCCATTGCAAAAAAAGGAATTAAAGAAGTGAGTTATCACAAAAGATTTTCAAGCGATTGGGTAAAAAGACTAGGTGATGGTACCGAGGAAAGCAACAAAAAAATGCAAGAAGCAATAAATGATCTTTGGCGATTTACTGACGAACTTTTCTATATGACCGATGCTGAAAAGGAAATGTCAAAAGAAGGAATCGGAATTGAAGTTTCATCTTTCAAAGAAAAATATTACAAGGAAGTTTCTGAAGTTTTAAAGGAATCCGCCCTTACAGTTCCCGAAAATAAATATTTCACTAAAGGTGGAAAAGAAGGCGTTCATAGCGAACATATGGGCTATATTTTGGCAGAATTGCAGTATATGCAACGCACCTATCCGAATATGGAATGGTAA